In one Chloroflexota bacterium genomic region, the following are encoded:
- the rpsO gene encoding 30S ribosomal protein S15, with amino-acid sequence MPLTTEAKGEIITQYQTHEGDSGSPEVQVAVLTRRIKDLADHLSAHKHDNHSRRGLLKMVGRRRRLLTYLSRTHNERYQQLIASLGLRR; translated from the coding sequence GTGCCCCTGACGACGGAGGCCAAGGGCGAGATCATCACCCAGTACCAGACCCATGAGGGCGATTCGGGATCCCCAGAGGTTCAGGTCGCGGTTTTGACGCGCCGGATCAAGGATCTTGCCGATCACCTCAGCGCACACAAGCATGACAATCACTCCCGCCGCGGACTGCTCAAGATGGTTGGCCGTCGCCGCCGCCTCCTGACGTACCTCTCGCGGACCCACAACGAGCGCTATCAGCAGCTTATCGCGTCGCTCGGGCTGCGCCGCTAG
- a CDS encoding DUF5615 family PIN-like protein, with product MDRPQPGLHLRFLLDESTNHQIAPHLRQLGHDVTAIGQDYPFSLKDRETLEIAAREQRVVITNGRDFGEMVVREGLPHSGVLLLRLGEVTTTQLIRRLDDVLRAHASVMHLFLVVTRARVRVR from the coding sequence GTGGATCGGCCGCAGCCGGGGCTGCACCTGCGGTTCCTCCTGGACGAGAGCACAAACCATCAGATCGCACCGCATCTTCGCCAACTCGGGCACGATGTGACTGCGATCGGGCAAGACTACCCCTTCTCGCTGAAGGATCGCGAGACTCTGGAGATCGCCGCGCGCGAGCAGCGGGTGGTCATCACGAATGGCCGAGACTTCGGTGAAATGGTTGTACGAGAAGGCCTTCCACACTCCGGGGTGCTCCTCCTGCGTCTCGGAGAGGTCACCACGACGCAACTCATTCGTCGTCTTGACGATGTGCTGCGTGCCCACGCATCAGTGATGCATCTCTTTCTCGTGGTGACCCGCGCCCGAGTCCGTGTCAGATAG
- a CDS encoding NAD(P)-dependent oxidoreductase, translating into MLVTGSTGAIGQPLTRALLARGHTVRGFARRPTPGLTDYVEGDLADREAVRRAVDGMDTIIHLGAYPNPADFIEVLLGPNVVGLYHICEAAAESGVKRLVLASTVQVISGHRDLDRAVVVEDGPKPVNHYALTKVWSEAAGDMYARVHNLSVISVRIGWLPRNIDEATRLKASERGRDIYFSHDDSDRFFTRCVESENPAPGTSVILQATSLPTGRPRMSIELAREVIGYEPRDTFPEGLPFSV; encoded by the coding sequence GTGCTGGTCACTGGATCCACCGGCGCCATCGGCCAGCCGCTCACGCGCGCCCTCCTGGCGCGGGGCCACACCGTCCGTGGCTTTGCGCGACGCCCCACGCCGGGCCTGACCGACTACGTCGAAGGCGACCTGGCAGACCGCGAGGCTGTCCGCCGGGCCGTGGACGGCATGGACACCATCATCCACCTCGGCGCCTACCCGAACCCTGCCGACTTCATCGAGGTGCTGCTCGGCCCCAACGTCGTCGGGCTCTACCACATCTGCGAGGCGGCGGCTGAGTCTGGCGTCAAGCGGCTGGTACTGGCCAGCACCGTCCAGGTGATCAGCGGCCACCGCGACCTCGACCGTGCCGTGGTGGTCGAAGATGGGCCGAAACCGGTGAACCACTACGCCCTGACGAAGGTCTGGTCCGAGGCGGCCGGCGACATGTACGCGCGCGTCCACAACCTGTCGGTGATCAGCGTGCGGATCGGCTGGCTGCCGCGCAACATCGACGAGGCCACACGGCTGAAGGCCAGCGAGCGCGGCCGGGACATCTACTTCAGCCACGACGACTCTGACCGCTTCTTCACGCGGTGCGTCGAATCCGAGAACCCCGCCCCCGGTACATCGGTGATCCTCCAGGCGACGAGCCTTCCGACCGGCCGCCCGCGCATGAGCATCGAGCTGGCGCGTGAGGTCATCGGCTACGAGCCGCGGGACACGTTCCCAGAAGGGCTGCCGTTCTCGGTGTAG
- a CDS encoding polyribonucleotide nucleotidyltransferase — protein MAVTRLSMDLAGRQLTLETGRMAGLAGGAVLVTYGETVILATGTTSDEPREGIDFFPLQVEFEEKMYAAGKIPGGFIKREGRATENAILTARLTDRPLRPLFPKDYRNDVQVIVTVLAADQVNDPAICSIVGASAALSISDIPFYGPVGGVRVGLIGGEIVINPTMSEMAYSDLDLMVAGTADAILMVEAGAKEVPEDIILEALDAAHAEIRKICELQAELQQAAGKPKREFVAPKVPDEIVQAVSSFIGSRLEETIYDPDKATREDSTKELRREVIKHFADTYDTKQVAKVFGSLEKETVRRNILDKGKRPDGRTLTQIRPVTCEVGILPRVHGSALFTRGQTQVLSIATLGTEADEQRTDSIGLDDPKRYMHHYNFPPFSVGETRPLRGPGRRDIGHGALAERGLIAVLPAKPDFPYTVRVVSEVLSSNGSSSMGSTCGSTLALMDAGVPITAPVSGVAMGLITDADGAYAILSDIQGLEDALGDMDFKVAGTEKGITALQMDIKVQGLTTEVLQEALAQAREGRLWIMGKMLAALERPRTQLSEFAPRITKININPDRIRDVIGPGGKMIRKIVEETKCTIDVSDDGTVLIGSNNGENAKKAIDWIERLTKDVEAGTIYTGKVTRLMAFGAFVEILPGKEGLVHISELANYRVPRVEDVVNVGDEITVLVTEIDRQGRINLSRRALLDPGEETGPEGGATAEGEGGDGEGGERRPRREGGFGDRPPRREGGFGGPRGDRGPRDGGDRGPRRDGGGYGRDGGGDRGPRREGGYGDRPPRREGGDRPPRREGGFGGGGGSTGYSGGGDRGPRREGGDRPPRREGGERPPRREGGEDRPPREGGSGGDRPRDPFGPRW, from the coding sequence ATGGCAGTTACTCGACTTTCAATGGATCTCGCCGGGCGGCAACTGACGCTCGAAACCGGGCGCATGGCGGGCCTGGCTGGCGGCGCGGTCCTGGTCACCTACGGCGAGACGGTCATCCTGGCCACGGGGACGACCTCCGACGAGCCGCGCGAGGGTATCGATTTCTTCCCGCTGCAGGTCGAGTTTGAAGAGAAGATGTACGCCGCCGGCAAGATCCCGGGCGGCTTCATCAAGCGGGAGGGCCGGGCGACCGAGAACGCTATCCTCACCGCCCGTCTCACCGACCGGCCGCTGCGCCCGCTCTTCCCCAAGGACTATCGCAACGACGTTCAGGTCATCGTGACCGTCCTGGCGGCCGACCAGGTCAACGACCCGGCCATCTGCTCGATCGTCGGCGCATCGGCCGCCCTCTCCATCTCCGATATCCCGTTCTACGGCCCCGTCGGCGGCGTGCGCGTCGGCCTGATCGGCGGCGAGATCGTCATCAACCCGACGATGTCCGAGATGGCCTACTCCGATCTCGACCTGATGGTTGCCGGCACCGCCGACGCGATCCTGATGGTGGAAGCCGGCGCGAAGGAAGTCCCCGAGGACATCATCCTTGAGGCGCTCGACGCCGCGCACGCCGAGATCCGCAAGATCTGCGAGCTTCAGGCCGAGCTGCAGCAGGCGGCCGGCAAGCCCAAGCGCGAGTTCGTGGCCCCCAAGGTGCCCGACGAGATCGTGCAGGCGGTCAGCAGCTTCATCGGCAGCCGGCTCGAAGAGACCATCTACGATCCGGACAAGGCCACCCGCGAGGACAGCACCAAGGAGCTGCGCCGCGAGGTCATCAAGCACTTCGCCGACACCTACGACACCAAGCAGGTAGCGAAGGTCTTCGGCTCGCTGGAGAAGGAGACGGTCCGCCGGAACATCCTGGACAAGGGCAAGCGCCCGGACGGCCGCACCCTGACCCAGATCCGCCCGGTCACCTGTGAGGTCGGCATTCTGCCGCGTGTCCACGGCTCGGCGCTCTTCACGCGCGGGCAGACCCAGGTGCTTTCGATTGCGACCCTCGGCACCGAGGCCGACGAGCAGCGCACCGACAGCATCGGCCTGGATGACCCGAAGCGGTACATGCACCACTACAACTTCCCGCCGTTCTCGGTGGGCGAGACGCGCCCGCTGCGCGGCCCTGGCCGCCGGGACATCGGGCATGGTGCGCTGGCCGAGCGCGGCCTGATAGCGGTGCTGCCGGCCAAGCCGGACTTCCCGTACACCGTGCGTGTCGTCTCCGAGGTGCTCTCCTCGAACGGCTCCAGCTCGATGGGCAGCACCTGCGGCAGCACCCTCGCGCTGATGGACGCGGGCGTCCCGATCACGGCCCCGGTCTCGGGCGTCGCGATGGGCCTCATCACCGACGCGGACGGCGCCTACGCCATCCTCTCGGACATCCAAGGCCTTGAGGACGCGCTCGGCGACATGGACTTCAAGGTTGCAGGCACCGAGAAGGGCATCACCGCCCTGCAGATGGACATCAAGGTCCAGGGCCTGACCACCGAAGTGCTCCAGGAGGCGCTGGCGCAGGCGCGCGAGGGCCGCCTCTGGATCATGGGCAAGATGCTGGCGGCGCTCGAGCGCCCGCGCACCCAGCTCTCCGAGTTCGCCCCGCGTATCACCAAGATCAACATCAACCCGGATCGCATCCGCGACGTCATCGGCCCTGGCGGCAAGATGATCCGCAAGATCGTCGAAGAGACGAAGTGCACCATCGACGTCTCGGACGACGGCACAGTGCTCATCGGGTCGAACAACGGCGAGAACGCCAAGAAGGCCATCGACTGGATCGAGCGGCTGACGAAGGACGTCGAGGCGGGGACCATCTACACCGGCAAGGTGACGCGGCTGATGGCGTTCGGCGCCTTCGTCGAGATCCTGCCGGGCAAGGAAGGCCTCGTCCACATCTCCGAGCTGGCGAACTACCGCGTCCCGCGCGTCGAGGACGTGGTGAACGTGGGCGACGAGATCACCGTCCTGGTCACCGAGATCGACCGCCAGGGCCGCATCAACCTCTCGCGGCGGGCGCTGCTCGATCCGGGCGAGGAGACCGGCCCAGAGGGCGGTGCGACGGCCGAGGGCGAGGGCGGCGATGGTGAGGGCGGCGAGCGCCGGCCGCGCCGCGAGGGCGGTTTTGGCGACCGTCCGCCGCGTCGTGAGGGTGGCTTCGGCGGCCCGCGTGGCGACCGTGGCCCGCGCGACGGTGGCGATCGTGGCCCGCGCCGTGATGGCGGTGGCTACGGTCGTGACGGCGGCGGGGACCGTGGTCCGCGCCGCGAAGGTGGCTACGGCGACCGGCCGCCGCGTCGTGAGGGCGGCGATCGTCCGCCGCGCCGCGAGGGTGGTTTCGGTGGTGGCGGTGGCAGCACCGGCTACAGTGGCGGCGGGGATCGTGGTCCGCGCCGCGAGGGTGGCGACCGTCCGCCGCGCCGTGAGGGTGGGGAGCGCCCGCCGCGCCGCGAGGGCGGCGAGGACCGTCCCCCGCGCGAGGGCGGCTCCGGCGGCGACCGCCCGCGCGACCCGTTCGGCCCGCGCTGGTAG
- the radC gene encoding DNA repair protein RadC, producing the protein MKDLPESVRPRERLRHAGAGALSNSELLAIILRTGGRSGNVLDLANRLLADLGGLGGISAASIPELCRFDGVGEVKAIELQAAFELGKRLISLNPGERPQIRSPQDIANLVRAEMSALGQEHLRVLLLNTRNHVIGAHDVYRGSLNTAVVRVGELFREAIRQNCAAMVLVHNHPSGDPTPSPEDVHLTEQVVEAGRLLDVAVLDHLIIGQGDPGFVSLKERGLGFGRDGRGR; encoded by the coding sequence TTGAAAGACCTGCCCGAATCGGTCCGGCCGCGCGAGCGGCTGAGGCACGCGGGCGCCGGCGCGCTCTCCAACTCCGAGCTGTTGGCCATCATCTTGCGGACCGGAGGCCGGTCCGGCAACGTGCTGGACCTTGCCAACCGGCTGCTCGCCGATCTTGGTGGACTGGGTGGTATCAGCGCCGCCAGCATCCCAGAACTGTGCCGTTTTGATGGCGTTGGCGAGGTGAAGGCGATCGAACTGCAGGCGGCCTTTGAGCTTGGGAAGCGGCTGATCAGCCTCAACCCCGGCGAGCGGCCTCAGATCCGTTCTCCGCAGGACATCGCCAACCTGGTCAGGGCTGAGATGAGCGCCCTGGGCCAGGAACATCTCCGCGTCCTCCTGCTCAACACCAGGAACCACGTCATTGGCGCGCACGACGTCTACCGTGGCAGCCTGAACACGGCTGTCGTCCGCGTCGGCGAGCTTTTCCGAGAGGCGATTCGCCAGAACTGCGCCGCGATGGTGCTGGTTCACAACCACCCGTCCGGCGATCCGACCCCATCGCCCGAAGACGTCCACCTCACGGAACAGGTTGTCGAAGCCGGCCGCCTGCTCGACGTGGCCGTGCTGGACCATCTGATCATCGGGCAGGGGGATCCGGGGTTCGTGAGCCTGAAGGAACGTGGTCTGGGGTTTGGGCGAGACGGGCGTGGCAGGTAA
- a CDS encoding methyltransferase domain-containing protein has translation MALYDQIGAGYDTTRRADPGIVRRLVRLLAVPSGTPCLDVACGTGNYTVALSEANLALTGVDVSQQMLTSARAKPSTVRWVNGDVTALPFARDAFGAAVCTMALHHFRQPEQAFREIGRVLGDGRLVFFTADRQQMRRYWLNEYFPRAMERATRQMPPVEQSVRQLAAAGFGRVRLEPWTVTEDVQDWFLYALKYRPALYLDPRVRAGISTFANLASPDEVAQGCARLADDLDTGRFARVLQASEHDGGDYLFLVAERG, from the coding sequence ATGGCCCTCTACGACCAGATCGGTGCAGGGTACGACACGACGCGGCGGGCGGATCCCGGCATCGTGCGGCGCCTCGTGCGGCTGCTGGCCGTGCCGAGCGGGACGCCCTGTCTGGATGTCGCCTGTGGGACCGGCAACTACACCGTGGCCCTGTCTGAGGCCAATCTCGCGCTGACCGGCGTTGACGTCTCCCAGCAGATGCTGACCTCCGCGCGCGCCAAGCCCAGCACGGTCCGCTGGGTCAACGGCGACGTCACCGCGCTGCCGTTCGCTCGGGATGCCTTCGGGGCGGCCGTCTGCACGATGGCCCTCCACCACTTCCGGCAGCCTGAGCAGGCGTTCCGGGAGATCGGGCGGGTGCTGGGGGATGGGCGGCTCGTGTTCTTCACCGCTGACCGCCAGCAGATGCGCCGCTACTGGCTGAACGAGTACTTTCCGCGGGCGATGGAGCGCGCGACGCGCCAGATGCCGCCCGTCGAGCAGTCCGTCAGGCAGCTGGCGGCGGCCGGCTTTGGCCGGGTGCGCCTGGAGCCGTGGACCGTCACCGAGGACGTGCAGGACTGGTTCCTGTACGCGCTCAAGTACCGTCCGGCCCTCTACCTCGATCCGCGCGTGCGGGCCGGCATCTCGACGTTTGCCAACCTCGCCTCGCCCGACGAGGTCGCGCAAGGGTGCGCGCGGCTCGCGGATGACCTCGACACGGGACGCTTCGCCCGGGTGCTGCAGGCATCCGAGCATGACGGCGGCGACTACCTCTTCCTGGTGGCCGAGCGGGGCTGA
- a CDS encoding tetratricopeptide repeat protein, which yields MTRKTGRHRPAPVRRTPTEKLATPATRPGPGALAGSCTAQATPLLTALLTEGVQHHQASRLADAEAAYRQVLQLQPNQPDALHLLGVLAHQAGRHAVAVELIGQAIAGNRRVASYHGNLGVALQALGRVDEAATSLRKSVELDPTSVDGHYNLGVALQALDRHQDAVASYQRALRLAPGHLSARYNLGNALLALDQLSDAAAAHRAVLAAAPDHAPAQLGLGVALQRLGQHAEALAAFTQAVALNPNDAAALTNLGIALLAEGHADEAISQLDRAVRLAPDNANAWLTLSRARLTQGDTEAALVAWKRATDLAPSSPEALHDLGAALQAAGRPAEARICFENALALRPTYAEALYALGVVHQSMAQFDDAVRWYRQALTVRPDHAQTHNNLGNTLVMLGRLDEALVSYRADQELRPDNPASASNVLLARQYDPSVDRQTLAGAARSWNARFAAPLAAAARPHQNGPDPDRRLRIGYVSADFRRHPVSYFAEPILRAHDPAVVEVYCYANADREDELTARIRSSAQVWRRISNLDDEQAADLIRADEIDLLVDLSGHTAGHRLLTFARRPAPVQVSWLGYVDTTGLDAIDAVIADRFFCPPDDAWSFTEKVVRLPGVRWCYAGPDGAPPVSELPALRRGSVTFGCFNKLAKVTPAVIALWADVLRAVPGARLLLKSGGLDSPDARDRYLRLFAEHGIGGERLDLRGNSAHTDYLSTYAEVDIGLDPFPFNGGTVTAESLWMGVPPVTLRGDRPAGRMGAAQLSAIGLPELIAATPADYVHISAGLAANLPLLAALRRDLRARLQTSALGNVPAFTRDLEAAYRDLWRAWCGDRGRPAC from the coding sequence ATGACGCGGAAGACAGGACGCCATCGGCCGGCGCCGGTTCGGCGCACACCGACGGAGAAGCTGGCGACACCCGCGACGCGCCCGGGGCCGGGCGCGCTCGCGGGTAGCTGCACTGCACAGGCGACCCCGCTGCTGACCGCCCTCCTGACCGAAGGCGTGCAACATCATCAGGCAAGTCGCCTCGCCGACGCCGAGGCCGCCTACCGGCAGGTTCTCCAGCTGCAGCCAAACCAGCCGGACGCCTTGCACCTGCTCGGCGTCCTGGCGCACCAGGCTGGCCGGCACGCGGTCGCGGTGGAATTGATCGGGCAAGCCATCGCCGGCAATCGGCGCGTCGCCTCGTACCACGGCAACCTGGGCGTGGCGCTGCAGGCGCTCGGACGCGTCGACGAAGCGGCGACCAGTCTGCGGAAGTCGGTCGAGCTTGACCCAACCTCTGTGGACGGTCACTACAACCTCGGCGTCGCGCTGCAAGCGCTCGACCGCCACCAGGACGCTGTTGCCAGCTATCAGCGGGCACTGCGGCTGGCGCCAGGGCACCTGAGCGCGCGCTACAACCTCGGCAACGCGCTGCTGGCGCTCGACCAGCTGTCCGATGCCGCGGCCGCCCACCGCGCGGTGCTCGCCGCTGCACCGGACCACGCGCCCGCCCAGCTCGGGCTCGGGGTCGCGCTCCAGCGACTCGGGCAGCACGCCGAGGCGCTCGCCGCGTTCACGCAGGCCGTGGCGCTCAACCCGAACGACGCCGCCGCGCTCACCAACCTCGGCATCGCGCTGCTCGCGGAAGGCCACGCCGACGAGGCGATCTCCCAGCTCGACCGGGCCGTCAGGCTCGCGCCGGACAATGCGAACGCCTGGCTCACGCTCAGCCGCGCCCGACTGACCCAGGGTGACACCGAAGCTGCGCTTGTCGCGTGGAAGCGCGCGACGGATCTGGCGCCGTCGTCTCCGGAGGCGCTCCACGATCTCGGCGCTGCCCTGCAGGCCGCGGGCCGCCCGGCCGAGGCTCGGATATGCTTCGAGAACGCGCTTGCGCTCCGTCCCACCTACGCCGAGGCGCTCTACGCCCTTGGCGTGGTGCACCAGAGCATGGCCCAGTTTGACGACGCCGTGCGTTGGTACCGGCAGGCCCTGACGGTACGGCCGGATCACGCCCAGACGCACAACAACCTGGGCAACACGCTGGTGATGCTGGGGCGGCTCGACGAGGCGCTGGTCAGCTACCGCGCCGACCAGGAGCTGCGCCCAGACAACCCGGCCTCGGCCTCAAACGTACTGCTGGCGCGTCAGTACGATCCCAGCGTGGACCGCCAGACGCTCGCCGGCGCGGCGCGAAGCTGGAACGCCCGGTTCGCGGCTCCGCTCGCGGCGGCTGCTCGCCCTCATCAGAACGGGCCAGACCCAGATCGCCGACTGCGCATCGGCTATGTCTCGGCCGACTTCCGTCGCCACCCGGTCAGCTACTTCGCCGAGCCGATCCTTCGCGCCCACGATCCGGCCGTTGTTGAAGTGTACTGCTACGCGAACGCTGATCGCGAGGATGAGCTGACCGCGCGGATACGGTCGAGCGCCCAGGTCTGGCGTCGTATCAGCAACCTTGACGACGAGCAGGCTGCCGACCTGATCCGCGCTGACGAGATCGATCTGCTGGTCGACCTCAGCGGCCACACGGCTGGCCATCGCCTGTTGACCTTCGCGCGGCGGCCGGCGCCGGTGCAGGTGAGCTGGCTGGGCTACGTCGACACGACTGGCCTGGACGCTATCGACGCGGTCATCGCGGATCGCTTCTTCTGCCCGCCGGACGATGCGTGGTCATTCACCGAAAAGGTCGTTCGGCTTCCGGGAGTGCGCTGGTGTTACGCTGGCCCAGACGGCGCGCCACCCGTGTCGGAGCTGCCGGCCCTCCGTCGCGGCTCGGTCACGTTCGGCTGCTTCAACAAGCTGGCCAAGGTGACGCCCGCGGTGATCGCCCTCTGGGCCGACGTCCTACGGGCAGTGCCGGGGGCGCGTCTGCTGCTCAAGTCTGGCGGGCTGGACAGCCCAGATGCCCGAGATCGCTATCTCCGGCTGTTCGCCGAGCACGGCATCGGCGGCGAGCGCCTCGACCTCCGTGGCAACTCGGCGCACACCGACTACCTCTCGACGTACGCCGAGGTCGACATCGGGCTCGACCCATTCCCCTTCAACGGTGGCACCGTGACCGCTGAATCGCTCTGGATGGGCGTGCCGCCGGTCACCCTGCGCGGGGACCGGCCGGCCGGGCGGATGGGCGCAGCCCAGCTGAGTGCCATCGGCTTGCCAGAGCTGATCGCTGCGACACCCGCCGACTATGTGCATATCTCCGCCGGCCTGGCGGCCAATCTGCCCCTCCTGGCCGCCCTGCGTCGCGATCTCCGGGCGCGCCTCCAGACCTCCGCCCTGGGCAATGTCCCGGCGTTCACCCGCGACCTGGAGGCAGCCTACCGGGACCTCTGGCGCGCGTGGTGCGGCGACCGAGGCCGCCCCGCTTGCTGA
- a CDS encoding DUF433 domain-containing protein, giving the protein MAVSRPVYIDRIVQDPEIMVGKPIVRGTRITVEAVLDHLAANPDLDDLFAAYPRLTIDDLKAVLAFAGDQVRRQKRRGAA; this is encoded by the coding sequence ATGGCCGTCTCGCGTCCTGTCTACATCGACCGCATCGTCCAGGATCCTGAGATCATGGTGGGCAAGCCAATCGTCCGCGGCACACGAATCACCGTTGAGGCCGTCCTGGATCACCTTGCGGCGAATCCTGACCTGGACGATCTCTTCGCGGCCTATCCTCGCCTGACCATCGATGATCTCAAGGCTGTACTTGCGTTTGCTGGAGATCAGGTACGTCGCCAGAAGCGACGTGGCGCGGCGTAG
- a CDS encoding methionyl-tRNA formyltransferase: protein MTLRIVFMGSPVFAVPSLEGLLAAGHDVALVLAQPDRPAGRGRQPTPPPVAAFARARGLPLFQPPSLKPPDAFARVRDAAPDIIVVAAYGLILRREVLGLPRLGCVNVHASLLPRHRGAAPISAAILAGDAETGICIMQMEVGLDTGPVYARRSTPIGLQDDTPTLTERLAVVGRELLAETLPRLAAGEIVPESQDDALATYAPKIQREDARLDWSLPAVELERRVRAYRGWPDAFTTWQGKGLKVLTAHVEEEALAPNPSPAHRDVGAADVRAAQRREQGGEGSPGHVVLVGKRPAVLTGEGVLVLDKVMLEGKRPADGADFVRGYRAMVGADLGG, encoded by the coding sequence ATGACTCTGCGTATCGTCTTCATGGGCTCGCCGGTCTTTGCCGTGCCGTCGCTTGAGGGGCTGCTGGCAGCAGGCCACGACGTGGCGCTGGTGCTCGCGCAGCCAGATCGGCCGGCCGGCCGGGGACGCCAGCCGACCCCGCCGCCCGTCGCCGCGTTCGCCCGGGCGCGCGGCCTGCCGCTGTTCCAGCCGCCCTCGCTCAAGCCGCCGGACGCCTTCGCACGAGTCAGGGACGCCGCGCCCGATATCATCGTGGTGGCGGCCTACGGGCTGATCCTCCGCCGCGAGGTGCTCGGCCTGCCGCGCCTCGGCTGCGTCAACGTGCATGCTTCATTGCTGCCGCGCCACCGGGGCGCCGCCCCGATCTCGGCGGCGATCCTGGCCGGGGATGCGGAGACCGGCATCTGCATCATGCAGATGGAGGTGGGCCTCGACACCGGGCCGGTCTACGCCCGCCGCAGTACGCCCATCGGCCTCCAGGACGACACCCCCACCCTGACCGAGCGGCTCGCGGTGGTCGGGCGGGAGCTGCTGGCGGAGACGCTGCCTCGGCTGGCGGCGGGCGAGATCGTTCCCGAGTCGCAGGACGATGCGCTGGCGACGTACGCTCCGAAGATCCAGCGCGAGGACGCGCGGCTGGACTGGTCCCTGCCTGCCGTCGAGCTTGAGCGGCGCGTGCGAGCGTATCGTGGCTGGCCGGACGCCTTCACGACCTGGCAGGGGAAAGGGCTGAAGGTGCTGACGGCGCACGTCGAAGAGGAGGCCCTCGCCCCCAACCCCTCTCCCGCGCACAGGGACGTCGGCGCAGCCGATGTTCGCGCCGCGCAGCGGAGGGAGCAGGGGGGTGAGGGTAGTCCCGGCCACGTCGTCCTGGTCGGGAAGCGGCCGGCGGTGCTCACGGGGGAAGGCGTGCTGGTGCTGGACAAGGTCATGCTGGAGGGGAAGCGGCCAGCGGACGGCGCGGACTTCGTGCGCGGCTACCGGGCGATGGTCGGAGCGGATCTGGGCGGGTAG
- the rfbC gene encoding dTDP-4-dehydrorhamnose 3,5-epimerase yields MKVSCPGIEGLLLVELVVHGDARGFFVERFQIERFREHGLPTAFAQDNHSRSGPGVLRGLHFQHMPAQGKLVGVPRGRIWDVAVDIRAGSPTYGRSYGVELSDLNGKLLWIPPGFAHGFCVLGDEPADVLYKVDTLYNPQGEAGIAWDDPELAVPWPVSDPLVSQRDTQLQSFAEYRANPIPWR; encoded by the coding sequence ATGAAGGTCTCCTGTCCGGGCATTGAAGGATTGCTCCTCGTGGAGCTGGTCGTGCATGGGGATGCGCGCGGCTTCTTCGTCGAGCGGTTCCAGATCGAGCGGTTCCGCGAGCACGGCCTGCCAACCGCCTTCGCGCAGGACAACCATTCGCGGTCGGGGCCGGGCGTCCTCCGAGGGTTGCACTTTCAGCACATGCCCGCCCAGGGCAAGCTCGTGGGGGTGCCGCGGGGGCGCATCTGGGATGTCGCCGTGGACATCCGCGCCGGCTCACCGACCTACGGCCGGTCGTACGGCGTCGAGCTGAGCGACCTCAACGGTAAGCTGCTCTGGATTCCGCCGGGTTTCGCGCACGGCTTCTGCGTGCTCGGCGACGAGCCAGCCGACGTGCTCTACAAGGTGGACACGCTCTACAACCCGCAGGGCGAGGCCGGTATCGCCTGGGACGATCCAGAGCTGGCCGTCCCGTGGCCCGTCAGCGATCCGCTGGTCTCCCAGCGCGACACGCAGCTTCAGAGCTTCGCGGAGTACCGGGCGAACCCGATCCCCTGGCGCTGA